A region from the Halomonas piscis genome encodes:
- a CDS encoding outer membrane lipoprotein: MKRLLPVAALSLLTLAGCVNTSPYSGDVYSGSQAKSSQNVTYGTIQAVRPVQIQADSRTGGLLGGGTGALIGGVLGNQVGGGSGRKIATAAGAIGGAMAGTKVEDSANRINGVELEIRTDAGNDVVVVQKADRQFEPGQKVRLIGSGSNVSVAPY, translated from the coding sequence ATGAAACGACTACTGCCCGTTGCCGCCCTCAGCCTGCTGACCCTTGCCGGCTGCGTTAACACCTCGCCCTACTCCGGCGACGTTTACAGCGGCAGCCAGGCGAAAAGCAGCCAGAACGTTACCTACGGCACCATCCAGGCCGTCCGCCCGGTTCAGATCCAGGCCGACAGCCGTACCGGCGGTCTGCTCGGCGGCGGCACCGGCGCGCTGATCGGCGGCGTGCTGGGCAACCAGGTAGGCGGCGGCAGCGGCAGGAAGATCGCCACCGCCGCGGGTGCCATCGGCGGCGCCATGGCCGGCACCAAGGTGGAAGACAGCGCCAACCGCATCAACGGCGTGGAGCTTGAAATCCGCACCGACGCCGGTAACGACGTGGTCGTGGTACAAAAAGCCGACCGCCAGTTCGAGCCCGGCCAGAAAGTCCGCCTGATCGGCTCAGGCTCCAACGTCAGCGTTGCGCCTTACTGA
- a CDS encoding DUF3566 domain-containing protein, whose translation MTIFVIWVIAFALIFYFANKRWNDGVSQGIDKMLTAMLKSHGKNRYIWVTAIAVLGATALVRPIDVLLVVILLGIIALIVAKVTSVAGKKLS comes from the coding sequence ATGACGATCTTTGTCATCTGGGTCATTGCTTTTGCCTTGATCTTCTACTTTGCCAACAAGCGCTGGAACGACGGCGTCAGCCAGGGTATCGACAAGATGCTGACGGCGATGCTGAAAAGCCACGGCAAGAACCGCTATATCTGGGTAACCGCCATTGCCGTGCTCGGGGCCACGGCCCTGGTGCGCCCCATCGACGTGCTGCTGGTGGTGATCCTGCTGGGCATCATCGCGCTGATCGTGGCCAAGGTAACAAGCGTGGCGGGCAAGAAGCTTTCCTAG
- a CDS encoding FKBP-type peptidyl-prolyl cis-trans isomerase, producing MQIAQNSVVAFHYTLTNEAGEVLDSSEGREPLTYLHGTGNIIPGLEKQLEGASPGEKLNVSVTPEEGYGEVQEQLMQEVPRDAFQGVENVEPGMQFQAQTEGGPLMVTVKKVEGDTVLVDGNHPLAGQNLTFDVEISDVREASAEEIEHGHVHGEGEGSAEQ from the coding sequence ATGCAAATTGCGCAAAACTCGGTCGTCGCATTTCACTACACCCTGACCAACGAAGCCGGTGAAGTGCTCGACAGCTCCGAAGGCCGCGAGCCGCTTACCTACCTGCACGGCACGGGCAACATCATTCCCGGGCTGGAAAAGCAGCTGGAAGGCGCCTCCCCCGGCGAAAAACTCAACGTCAGCGTAACGCCGGAAGAAGGCTACGGTGAAGTCCAGGAACAGCTGATGCAGGAAGTCCCCCGCGATGCCTTCCAGGGCGTGGAAAACGTTGAGCCGGGCATGCAGTTTCAGGCCCAGACCGAAGGCGGCCCGCTGATGGTTACCGTCAAGAAGGTCGAAGGCGACACGGTATTGGTAGACGGCAACCACCCGCTGGCCGGCCAGAACCTGACGTTCGACGTTGAAATCTCCGACGTCCGCGAAGCCAGCGCCGAGGAAATCGAGCACGGCCACGTGCACGGCGAAGGCGAAGGCAGCGCCGAACAATAA
- a CDS encoding IS4 family transposase, whose protein sequence is MHFSDAIDAIAKSVPDDFSSLSEVLSPELIDTCLEEAGVATLRKRRLPLDMVVWAVVGMALFRHIPMGQIVNHLDIMLPGKRPFVAPSAVVQARQRLGVEPVKRVFEQTQALWHQQTPHPHWSGLTLLGVDGVVWRTPDSPENQAAFARTRNAQGEASYPQIRMVCQMELTSHLLTGSAFDSVASSEMELTTQLIGSTPDHSLTLFDRGFYSLGLLHAWQSAGEQRHWLIPLKKGTQYQEERSLGRQDRLVTLSTSPQARKKWPALPPTMTARLLRRKVNGKEVQILTSMTDPLRFPAADIVDLYSHRWEIELGYREMKQSLLGNRLTLRSRTPEMVFQELWGTLLAYNLIRFQMARMAYSLDAVHPNQLSFHQAAHWLIKELTILPWVSPGRVPGVVQSMLDMAPSFVLPERRERSYPRSVRRRPQKYPTKKNASQR, encoded by the coding sequence ATGCATTTCAGCGACGCTATTGATGCCATCGCCAAGTCGGTACCCGACGATTTCTCCAGCCTCTCCGAGGTGCTCTCCCCTGAACTGATCGACACCTGTCTTGAAGAAGCCGGCGTGGCCACACTGCGCAAGCGTCGCCTGCCGTTGGACATGGTGGTCTGGGCGGTTGTCGGGATGGCCTTGTTTCGGCATATCCCGATGGGGCAGATCGTCAATCACCTCGACATCATGCTGCCCGGCAAGCGTCCCTTCGTCGCGCCCAGTGCCGTGGTGCAGGCACGTCAACGGCTTGGAGTGGAGCCCGTCAAGCGCGTCTTCGAGCAGACCCAGGCCCTGTGGCATCAGCAGACCCCTCACCCCCACTGGAGTGGTCTGACGTTACTGGGCGTTGATGGTGTGGTCTGGCGTACTCCTGACTCTCCCGAGAATCAGGCAGCCTTTGCGCGCACGCGCAATGCTCAGGGGGAGGCGAGCTATCCGCAGATTCGCATGGTGTGCCAGATGGAGCTGACCAGCCACCTGCTGACGGGATCCGCCTTCGACAGTGTCGCGAGCAGTGAAATGGAGCTGACCACTCAGCTCATCGGCAGCACCCCGGATCACTCCCTGACGCTGTTTGATCGTGGGTTCTACTCACTGGGTTTGCTGCATGCCTGGCAGAGCGCCGGCGAGCAGCGGCATTGGCTGATTCCTCTAAAGAAGGGAACACAGTATCAGGAAGAGCGCTCACTAGGCCGGCAGGATCGCCTGGTGACCCTGTCGACGTCACCTCAGGCGCGCAAGAAGTGGCCAGCCTTGCCGCCGACGATGACGGCGCGGCTGTTACGCCGCAAGGTGAACGGCAAGGAAGTGCAGATCCTGACCTCGATGACCGACCCGCTGCGCTTTCCGGCGGCGGATATCGTCGATCTCTACAGCCACCGCTGGGAAATCGAACTGGGCTACCGGGAAATGAAGCAATCTCTGCTGGGTAACCGCCTGACACTGCGTAGCCGCACCCCGGAGATGGTCTTTCAGGAGCTCTGGGGCACGTTGTTAGCCTATAACCTGATCCGCTTCCAGATGGCTCGCATGGCCTATAGCCTGGATGCCGTGCATCCCAATCAGCTCAGCTTCCATCAGGCTGCTCACTGGCTCATCAAGGAGTTAACGATCCTGCCCTGGGTCTCGCCAGGACGCGTGCCCGGCGTGGTTCAGTCGATGCTGGACATGGCACCTTCCTTCGTCCTGCCTGAACGACGCGAACGATCTTATCCTCGCTCAGTCAGGCGGCGACCACAGAAATACCCCACTAAGAAAAATGCCAGTCAGCGTTAA
- a CDS encoding IS110 family RNA-guided transposase → MKQISIVGIDLAKHVFQLHAADARGHNVFNKQVKRDQLRLTLAQLPPCRIAMEACGSAHYWAREIRALGHEAELLPPQAVKPFVLGHKNDARDAAAIAEAAARPATPRVTIKTEAQQSLQAVHRVRSRLVRERTAIGNELRGLLGEFGLIVSQGHAVIRQGVIRERLDEQRARLGEELYTLLNDLLDQWLENDARIARYDKRLQRQAKASADMQRLMSLPGIGPINATLLFSHLGDPARFPNGRQFSASLGLVPRQHSSGGRHQLMGITKRGNGEVRRQLVHGARAALRQFQRQEQPDRLSRWACSLAARLGQRKAIVALANKMARICWSLLAHERRYQPQEAA, encoded by the coding sequence ATGAAACAGATTAGCATTGTCGGCATTGACCTGGCCAAACACGTTTTTCAGTTGCACGCCGCCGATGCGCGCGGCCATAACGTCTTTAACAAGCAGGTTAAGCGTGATCAGCTGCGGCTCACGCTGGCCCAGCTGCCGCCTTGCCGCATCGCCATGGAGGCGTGCGGCTCGGCCCATTATTGGGCACGCGAAATTCGCGCCCTGGGCCATGAGGCAGAACTACTGCCGCCGCAGGCGGTCAAGCCCTTCGTGCTGGGCCACAAGAATGATGCACGCGATGCCGCGGCTATCGCCGAGGCCGCAGCACGCCCGGCGACGCCTCGGGTGACGATCAAGACAGAAGCGCAACAATCCCTGCAAGCGGTGCACCGGGTGCGCAGTCGGTTAGTGCGCGAGCGCACTGCCATCGGCAATGAGCTGCGCGGCCTACTGGGAGAGTTTGGCCTGATCGTGTCGCAAGGGCATGCGGTAATACGCCAGGGTGTGATCCGTGAGCGACTGGACGAGCAACGGGCGCGGCTGGGTGAAGAACTCTACACCCTGCTGAACGACCTGCTCGACCAGTGGCTCGAGAACGATGCGCGAATCGCGCGCTATGACAAGCGGCTGCAGCGACAGGCCAAAGCGTCAGCCGACATGCAGCGGCTGATGAGTCTGCCCGGCATCGGCCCGATCAACGCCACGCTGTTGTTCAGCCACCTGGGCGATCCGGCACGGTTTCCCAACGGGCGTCAGTTCAGCGCCTCGTTAGGGTTAGTGCCACGCCAGCATTCCAGTGGTGGCCGCCATCAGTTAATGGGTATCACCAAACGCGGCAATGGTGAGGTTCGACGGCAGCTGGTGCACGGTGCCCGCGCGGCATTACGCCAGTTTCAGCGCCAGGAACAGCCCGACCGGCTGTCCCGCTGGGCCTGCTCATTAGCGGCGCGTCTTGGACAACGCAAGGCCATTGTGGCCCTGGCAAACAAGATGGCGCGGATTTGCTGGTCGCTATTGGCCCATGAACGCCGCTACCAGCCGCAGGAGGCCGCTTAA
- a CDS encoding MFS transporter: MITIHTPAWWRATLALCLGSFLVFINLYVPQPLLPELHRTYGVSTLAVSFVMSAATLSLAFALVVFGPLSDAIGREGIMRYSLLVAGVGSIVLAFAPSFSALLALRLLQGFVLGGLPAVAIAWMADTFDKRALAGAVGLYIAANSLGGISGRVVGGLVADLGGASAAFIAVGVMTLAGTAVFWRLLPRSRTFVAQPFHLKTAAVDLCQHLRTPVLLGAYLLGGINFMVFINQYSYITFRLAQAPYSLAASSLGLLFLTYLSGTVGSTLSGRLAGRFSPARCMMAGVALLCVGTAVTRADALTLVILGLTVNAFGFFLTHSLASAWVGRNAQRARGSASALYLVFYYTGASLGGFWLEPFWLWDGWAGVTLGSWLLFAVTFAIATWLRRVERRQP; this comes from the coding sequence ATGATCACCATCCATACGCCGGCCTGGTGGCGCGCGACGCTGGCGCTGTGCCTCGGGTCGTTTCTCGTTTTTATCAACCTGTACGTTCCCCAGCCGCTGCTGCCCGAGCTCCATCGAACCTACGGCGTCTCTACGCTGGCGGTCAGCTTTGTGATGTCGGCAGCGACGCTGTCGCTGGCCTTTGCCCTGGTGGTGTTCGGGCCGCTGTCGGACGCCATCGGGCGCGAAGGCATAATGCGCTACAGCCTGCTGGTGGCGGGGGTTGGCTCTATTGTGCTGGCCTTTGCTCCCAGCTTTTCCGCTCTGCTGGCGCTGCGCCTGCTGCAGGGGTTCGTGCTTGGCGGGCTGCCGGCGGTGGCCATTGCGTGGATGGCGGACACGTTCGACAAACGGGCGCTGGCCGGCGCCGTGGGGCTTTATATTGCCGCCAACTCGCTGGGCGGCATCAGCGGACGGGTAGTGGGCGGTCTGGTAGCGGATCTGGGCGGCGCCTCGGCAGCCTTCATTGCCGTGGGCGTCATGACCCTGGCAGGCACGGCGGTGTTCTGGCGCCTGCTGCCGCGCAGCCGGACGTTCGTGGCCCAGCCGTTTCACCTAAAGACGGCCGCGGTCGATCTCTGCCAGCACCTGCGTACGCCGGTGCTGCTGGGGGCCTACTTGCTGGGCGGCATCAACTTCATGGTGTTTATCAACCAGTACAGCTATATCACCTTCCGGCTTGCCCAGGCGCCGTACAGCCTGGCCGCGAGCAGCCTGGGGCTTTTGTTCTTGACCTATCTGAGCGGCACCGTGGGCTCCACGCTGTCCGGGCGGCTGGCGGGACGTTTCTCTCCGGCGCGCTGCATGATGGCAGGCGTGGCGCTTCTTTGCGTCGGCACCGCCGTGACCCGGGCCGATGCGCTGACGCTGGTGATTCTGGGGCTGACCGTTAACGCCTTCGGCTTTTTTCTGACCCATTCGCTGGCGTCTGCCTGGGTGGGGCGCAACGCCCAGCGGGCAAGGGGCAGCGCTTCGGCGCTTTATCTGGTGTTTTACTACACCGGAGCCAGCCTTGGCGGTTTCTGGCTGGAGCCGTTCTGGCTGTGGGACGGCTGGGCCGGCGTCACCCTGGGTTCCTGGCTGCTGTTCGCGGTAACCTTTGCCATCGCCACCTGGCTGCGCCGGGTAGAGCGCCGCCAGCCGTGA
- a CDS encoding NlpC/P60 family protein, whose product MADAPSHCLRGTRDACVLTLAFMLAGCAGTPSASSTEPPDDYFAMSLPDVGQAGEAMMSPVEGSAGQLPQQQSSPPRVIRRALMEQHDSWSGTPYRLGGTTQSGVDCSALVQNVYRDTFDISLPRTTRGLVNKGHAIKRRNLRAGDLVFFRPPGSRHVGIYVGDGYFLHASTSRGVIMSELDNTYWQRYYWQSRRTLEGPQMAQLSRVL is encoded by the coding sequence ATGGCTGACGCGCCATCTCACTGTCTCAGGGGCACCCGTGACGCCTGCGTATTGACGCTTGCCTTTATGCTGGCCGGCTGTGCCGGGACCCCCAGCGCTTCAAGCACCGAGCCGCCCGACGACTACTTTGCCATGTCGCTGCCGGACGTGGGCCAGGCGGGAGAAGCGATGATGTCGCCGGTGGAAGGGTCGGCCGGCCAGCTGCCGCAGCAGCAGAGCTCGCCGCCGCGGGTGATCCGCCGGGCACTGATGGAGCAGCACGACAGCTGGTCGGGTACGCCTTATCGGCTGGGCGGCACGACCCAGAGCGGCGTGGACTGCTCGGCGCTGGTGCAGAACGTCTACCGGGACACGTTCGATATTTCCCTGCCGCGAACGACCCGCGGGCTGGTGAACAAGGGGCACGCGATCAAGCGGCGGAACCTGCGTGCCGGCGATCTGGTGTTTTTTCGCCCGCCGGGAAGCCGCCACGTGGGCATCTACGTCGGCGACGGCTACTTTCTCCACGCCTCCACGTCCCGGGGCGTGATCATGTCGGAGCTGGATAACACCTACTGGCAGCGCTACTACTGGCAGTCGCGCCGCACCCTTGAAGGCCCGCAAATGGCTCAGCTCAGCCGTGTACTGTGA
- a CDS encoding YbeU/YbeR family protein encodes MLDALHAWWGQQLELCTANSRSCPLSAATGEDLWHLGIACPTPEGRWPDPGLWLAQAWQIHAREALVDVMLWLAAQGERQRWDIDAAGLKAMSVPKRLEWQQQTSVEDAPHAALLPDWVAAGEPLEWAAWDWLRLAELAWAGACCGYLSEAEAGHFAGHAAELLHARHDDWQSLLQAYLRGLSLFCGADCRELDPAIQPPAALRAPGRPWQRTLAALLEPASREASRAAMRGYRATLAHWLQALAGVRDPELMLRQREPRLPLPEPRRREAERYLEEVLELYADEGAGALKRYWLPAQAHHLNQMAADAVHGLHAPSRTPFGRPSREALAERGRLSQASRHAATVHMAEKFAFYLHMAMDSRGFDDAALLALGESLKNCLCHFYATPTRLLAAWLAWERCLPEPDQAGLEHDIAWHLNDPGSIFHWVDWQPGAWQEPDERPSLRHFTAMALVGPLNSIAWRQPEPESRRERESIRTWVEEHYQLHEAEELRGFVDTLLEAGDRQEYQINYAPYTLNRARLDDEIAVLQTGDSDVEERNHRLRLERVRDNEDGCNERDMAAWDIAQAVDLAIAGRELGWLDQAQLAGFLERAYALAENHYGGWQEYAEGLYTGFSFFMGETGERESFLAGLRQALVTWRCGAPVLGGAWASLDFPGSRPRHFAPLHIDTLPGDRQTLH; translated from the coding sequence TTGCTCGACGCGTTACATGCCTGGTGGGGGCAACAGCTGGAACTTTGCACGGCAAACTCCCGGTCCTGCCCGCTGTCCGCCGCCACAGGCGAAGACCTTTGGCACCTGGGCATTGCCTGCCCCACGCCCGAGGGCCGCTGGCCCGACCCCGGCCTCTGGCTGGCCCAGGCATGGCAGATTCATGCTCGAGAAGCGTTGGTGGACGTCATGCTGTGGCTTGCCGCCCAAGGCGAGCGCCAGCGCTGGGATATCGATGCCGCCGGGCTCAAGGCCATGAGCGTGCCCAAACGCCTTGAATGGCAGCAGCAAACGTCGGTGGAAGACGCGCCCCATGCCGCACTACTGCCCGACTGGGTAGCCGCGGGCGAGCCTCTCGAATGGGCGGCGTGGGACTGGCTGCGCCTGGCGGAGCTGGCCTGGGCCGGCGCCTGCTGCGGCTATCTGAGCGAGGCCGAAGCCGGGCACTTTGCCGGCCACGCCGCCGAGCTGCTCCACGCCCGCCATGACGACTGGCAGTCGTTGCTCCAGGCGTACCTGCGCGGGCTCAGCCTGTTCTGCGGCGCCGACTGCCGGGAGCTGGACCCGGCGATTCAGCCCCCGGCGGCGCTCAGAGCACCGGGCCGGCCCTGGCAGCGCACGCTGGCAGCGCTGCTTGAGCCCGCCAGCCGAGAGGCCTCGCGCGCGGCCATGCGTGGCTATCGCGCCACGCTTGCCCACTGGCTGCAGGCGCTTGCCGGAGTGCGCGATCCCGAGCTTATGCTGCGCCAGCGCGAGCCGCGGCTGCCGCTGCCCGAACCCCGGCGCCGAGAAGCCGAACGTTACCTCGAGGAGGTGCTGGAGCTTTATGCCGACGAGGGAGCAGGAGCGCTCAAGCGCTACTGGCTCCCGGCGCAGGCGCATCACCTCAATCAGATGGCGGCGGACGCCGTCCACGGTCTCCACGCGCCTTCGCGTACGCCGTTTGGCCGGCCATCGCGGGAAGCGCTGGCCGAGCGCGGCCGGCTGAGCCAGGCCAGCCGCCATGCGGCTACCGTGCACATGGCGGAGAAATTCGCCTTTTATCTGCATATGGCCATGGACAGTCGGGGTTTCGATGACGCGGCGCTGCTGGCGCTGGGGGAGTCGCTGAAAAACTGCCTGTGCCATTTTTACGCCACCCCGACCCGGCTGCTGGCGGCCTGGCTTGCCTGGGAGCGTTGCCTGCCCGAGCCCGACCAGGCCGGGCTTGAGCACGATATTGCCTGGCATCTGAACGATCCGGGAAGCATCTTTCACTGGGTCGACTGGCAGCCCGGCGCCTGGCAGGAGCCCGACGAGCGGCCTTCGCTTCGCCACTTTACCGCGATGGCGCTGGTGGGGCCGCTGAACAGCATCGCCTGGCGCCAGCCGGAGCCGGAAAGCCGGCGTGAGCGCGAGTCCATCCGCACCTGGGTGGAAGAGCATTACCAGCTGCACGAGGCAGAGGAGCTGCGCGGCTTTGTCGATACCCTGCTGGAAGCCGGCGACCGTCAGGAATACCAGATCAACTATGCGCCGTACACGCTCAACCGAGCGCGGCTGGACGATGAAATCGCCGTCTTGCAAACCGGCGACAGCGACGTCGAGGAGCGCAACCACCGGCTGCGTCTGGAGCGCGTGCGCGACAACGAGGACGGCTGCAACGAGCGCGATATGGCCGCCTGGGACATTGCCCAGGCGGTAGATCTGGCCATTGCCGGACGCGAACTTGGCTGGCTCGATCAGGCGCAGCTGGCGGGGTTTCTCGAGCGCGCCTATGCGCTGGCCGAAAATCACTACGGCGGCTGGCAGGAGTACGCCGAAGGCCTGTACACCGGCTTTTCCTTTTTCATGGGGGAGACCGGCGAGCGCGAAAGCTTCCTGGCCGGGCTGCGTCAAGCTCTAGTCACCTGGCGCTGCGGCGCGCCGGTGCTGGGAGGGGCCTGGGCCAGCCTGGATTTTCCCGGCAGCCGGCCGCGCCACTTTGCCCCGCTGCATATCGATACGCTGCCGGGGGACCGGCAAACGCTGCACTGA
- a CDS encoding GlsB/YeaQ/YmgE family stress response membrane protein, whose amino-acid sequence MGFIAWLIIGGLAGWIAGNLMRGGGFGILGNIGVGIVGAIIGGFLFSLLGLSAGGFIGSLVTAVVGSAVLLWVVSKVR is encoded by the coding sequence ATGGGCTTTATAGCGTGGTTGATCATTGGCGGTCTTGCCGGCTGGATTGCGGGTAATCTGATGCGCGGCGGCGGCTTCGGTATTCTGGGGAATATCGGCGTGGGCATTGTCGGCGCGATCATCGGTGGTTTTCTGTTCAGCCTGCTGGGGCTTTCTGCCGGCGGCTTCATCGGTTCGCTGGTCACCGCCGTGGTGGGGTCGGCCGTACTGCTGTGGGTGGTGAGCAAGGTGCGATAG
- a CDS encoding D-hexose-6-phosphate mutarotase — MIPDSLQERLDATDDQQTLTWEGRELVLFNQPWGQLAVALTGAQVVHFQPAGDAPWLWLTPTPAAPPATLRGGIPLCWPWFGDERYADDSPNRQGPFHGTARLAPWRLEGVDEHEEGIEVHLSPEERLHGRLTARVVIQANARRLHVELISENIGDAPVKISAALHTYLAVDDAFACRLEGLAGARYLDKRQGFAEAEQQGTLAPNGAVDRIYHSNAAVSVDDGRRTLRVAKDQSDSTVVWHPGETPPEDTSPAAARGFLCVEAANTRLDPVWLVPGAQHLLGTTLTRPSTEGAA; from the coding sequence ATGATCCCCGATTCGCTTCAAGAGCGGCTTGACGCCACCGACGACCAGCAGACCCTGACCTGGGAAGGACGCGAGCTGGTGCTGTTCAACCAGCCCTGGGGGCAGCTGGCCGTGGCGCTGACCGGCGCCCAGGTAGTGCACTTTCAGCCGGCGGGCGACGCTCCCTGGCTGTGGCTTACGCCCACGCCGGCGGCGCCGCCGGCGACGCTGCGCGGCGGCATTCCGCTGTGCTGGCCGTGGTTCGGCGACGAGCGCTACGCCGATGACAGCCCCAATCGCCAGGGCCCCTTTCACGGCACGGCGCGGCTGGCGCCCTGGCGCCTGGAGGGCGTCGACGAGCACGAAGAGGGCATCGAAGTGCACCTCTCGCCGGAAGAGCGCCTGCACGGCCGGCTAACCGCCCGAGTCGTGATCCAGGCCAATGCCCGCCGCCTTCACGTCGAACTGATCAGCGAAAACATCGGCGACGCGCCGGTCAAGATCAGCGCCGCCCTGCACACCTATCTGGCCGTCGACGATGCCTTTGCCTGCCGCCTCGAGGGCCTGGCCGGCGCCCGCTACCTGGACAAGCGCCAGGGCTTCGCCGAAGCCGAGCAGCAGGGCACCCTGGCCCCGAACGGCGCCGTTGACCGCATCTACCACAGCAACGCCGCGGTAAGCGTCGATGACGGCAGGCGCACGCTGCGCGTGGCCAAGGATCAGAGCGACTCCACCGTGGTCTGGCACCCCGGAGAAACGCCGCCCGAGGATACCTCTCCCGCCGCCGCACGAGGGTTTCTCTGCGTGGAGGCGGCCAACACCCGGCTGGACCCGGTGTGGCTGGTGCCCGGTGCCCAGCACCTGCTGGGGACCACCCTCACACGCCCGTCAACGGAGGGTGCGGCATGA
- a CDS encoding YcjX family GTP-binding protein: MAALHDTLGRELGNLLERGRDRQLRLAVTGLSQAGKTAFLTSLVNQLRHAGVEARLDLLPAARDGRLLGARRLNQPDLGVPRFPYDPAMQALRDTPPRWPDPTRGISELRLELRYRPARSGWLRGAASHLTLDLFDYPGEWLLDLPLLDQDYYQWCQTRPFDQGEQRREVFAEWLAAAEALDPAAEADEAVLAELAEAYAQGLRRAKQLGFSQLQPGRFLLPGELEGAPVLQFFPLPHLSKPREELEALPDSSVYATLATRFRYYQKQVVQPFYREHFRRFDRQIVLVDVLGALNAGPERFEDLSRALGELMQSFSYGKRSLLRRLFTPRIDRLAIAATKADHVTPDQHDNLVTLLNSLLKEPLKDLRFADVPVKALSLAAIRTTWPREVNQGKTRLPALRGTTLEGEDVLVYPGDVPAALPDAAFWQRQGFDFPRFRPMPEVSGALPHIRMDAAIDWLIGDKLT, from the coding sequence ATGGCCGCCTTACACGACACCCTGGGCCGGGAGCTTGGCAATCTGCTGGAGCGCGGCCGCGATCGCCAGCTGCGCCTGGCCGTCACCGGCCTTTCCCAGGCGGGCAAAACGGCCTTTCTGACCTCGCTGGTCAATCAGCTCCGCCATGCCGGCGTGGAAGCTCGGCTGGACCTGCTGCCCGCCGCCCGGGACGGCCGGCTGCTGGGCGCTCGGCGCCTTAACCAGCCGGATCTGGGCGTGCCGCGCTTCCCCTACGACCCGGCCATGCAGGCGCTGAGGGACACACCGCCGCGCTGGCCCGACCCGACCCGGGGCATCAGCGAGCTGCGCCTTGAGCTGCGCTACCGCCCGGCACGCAGCGGCTGGCTGCGCGGGGCCGCCTCTCACCTGACGCTGGATCTTTTCGACTACCCCGGCGAATGGCTGCTGGACCTGCCGCTGCTGGATCAGGACTACTATCAGTGGTGCCAGACGCGCCCCTTTGATCAGGGCGAGCAGCGCCGTGAGGTATTCGCCGAGTGGCTTGCCGCCGCCGAAGCGCTCGACCCCGCCGCCGAGGCCGACGAAGCGGTGCTCGCCGAGCTGGCCGAGGCCTACGCCCAGGGGCTGCGGCGGGCCAAGCAGCTAGGCTTTTCGCAGCTGCAGCCGGGGCGGTTTCTGCTCCCCGGCGAGCTCGAGGGCGCGCCGGTGCTGCAGTTCTTTCCCCTGCCCCACCTCAGCAAGCCCCGGGAGGAGCTCGAGGCCCTTCCCGACTCAAGCGTTTACGCGACGCTTGCCACGCGTTTTCGCTACTATCAGAAACAGGTGGTGCAGCCCTTCTACCGCGAGCACTTTCGCCGCTTTGATCGCCAGATCGTGCTGGTCGACGTGCTGGGCGCCCTGAACGCCGGGCCGGAGCGTTTCGAAGACCTGTCCCGGGCGCTTGGCGAGCTTATGCAAAGCTTCAGCTACGGCAAGCGCAGCCTGCTGCGCCGGCTGTTTACCCCGCGCATCGACCGGCTTGCCATCGCCGCCACCAAGGCCGACCACGTCACCCCCGACCAGCACGACAACCTCGTGACGCTGCTCAATTCCCTGCTCAAGGAGCCGCTCAAGGACCTGCGCTTTGCCGACGTGCCGGTCAAGGCGCTGTCGCTGGCCGCTATCCGCACGACTTGGCCGCGCGAGGTCAATCAGGGCAAGACGCGCCTGCCGGCGCTGCGCGGCACCACCCTGGAAGGGGAAGACGTGCTCGTGTATCCCGGCGACGTGCCCGCTGCGCTTCCGGACGCTGCCTTCTGGCAGCGCCAGGGCTTCGACTTTCCGCGCTTCCGCCCGATGCCCGAGGTGTCCGGCGCGCTGCCGCATATCCGCATGGACGCCGCCATTGACTGGCTGATCGGAGACAAGCTGACATGA